A genome region from Coleofasciculaceae cyanobacterium includes the following:
- a CDS encoding nuclear transport factor 2 family protein produces MTNPTDKEIVLATNESFYQAFSSQDLQAMTSLWWQGSTSLCIHPGSQPILGWSEIRDSWDAIFRNTDSLEIDIEIVKVETDRSLAYVMVREIVLQSSRGKKMKAQSMATNVFQKMAQKWYIVSHHGSPIMR; encoded by the coding sequence ATGACTAATCCAACAGACAAAGAGATAGTTTTAGCTACTAATGAATCTTTTTACCAGGCTTTTTCTAGTCAGGATCTCCAAGCAATGACATCTTTATGGTGGCAAGGTTCAACTAGCTTGTGCATTCATCCTGGTAGTCAGCCGATTTTAGGTTGGTCAGAGATTAGAGACTCGTGGGACGCTATTTTTCGTAACACTGATTCTTTGGAGATAGATATAGAAATTGTCAAAGTGGAAACAGATCGCTCACTTGCTTACGTGATGGTCAGAGAAATAGTGTTGCAGTCAAGCCGAGGCAAAAAAATGAAGGCGCAATCAATGGCAACTAATGTCTTTCAGAAAATGGCGCAGAAATGGTATATCGTCAGTCATCATGGTAGCCCGAT
- the ilvC gene encoding ketol-acid reductoisomerase, translating into MARMYYDEDANLDLLKDKTVAIIGYGSQGHAHALNLKDSGVNVIVGLYPGSKSKAKAEADGLTVHSVEDAAKAADLIMILLPDEVQKKVYTEEIAPHLTDGKILAFAHGFNIHFGQIIPPQSVDVMMVAPKGPGHLVRRTYTQGQGVPCLFAVYQDATGQARDRAMAYAKGVGGTRAGILETSFREETETDLFGEQAVLCGGLSALIKTGFETLVEAGYQPELAYFECLHEVKLIVDLIVEGGLAKMRDSISTTAEYGDYTRGPRIVNENTRAEMRQILREIQQGDFARDFILENQAGKPGFTATRRLEAEHPIEEVGKDVRAHFSWLKNVK; encoded by the coding sequence ATGGCGCGGATGTATTACGACGAGGATGCCAATCTAGACCTGTTGAAAGATAAGACAGTAGCAATAATCGGTTATGGTTCTCAGGGACACGCTCATGCCCTTAATCTTAAAGATAGCGGAGTAAACGTAATTGTTGGTTTATATCCTGGAAGTAAGTCAAAAGCCAAAGCAGAGGCAGATGGATTAACCGTTCATTCTGTAGAAGATGCAGCTAAAGCAGCAGATCTAATTATGATTCTGCTACCAGATGAAGTCCAAAAGAAAGTGTATACCGAAGAGATTGCGCCTCATCTAACCGACGGTAAAATTTTAGCGTTTGCTCATGGGTTCAATATTCACTTTGGTCAAATTATTCCTCCCCAGTCGGTAGACGTAATGATGGTTGCGCCAAAAGGTCCAGGACACTTGGTTAGACGCACCTACACTCAAGGACAGGGTGTACCCTGCCTATTTGCGGTATACCAAGATGCGACAGGTCAGGCACGCGATCGCGCTATGGCTTATGCTAAAGGTGTAGGCGGTACTAGAGCGGGTATTTTAGAAACTTCTTTTAGAGAAGAAACCGAAACCGATTTGTTTGGCGAACAAGCAGTTCTTTGTGGTGGTCTAAGCGCTTTGATTAAAACGGGCTTTGAAACCCTGGTAGAAGCTGGCTATCAGCCTGAATTGGCTTACTTTGAATGTTTGCATGAAGTTAAATTAATCGTCGATTTGATTGTTGAAGGCGGTTTGGCCAAAATGCGCGATAGTATCTCGACTACCGCTGAATATGGTGATTATACTCGTGGTCCGAGAATAGTCAACGAAAATACTCGCGCTGAAATGCGTCAGATTTTGCGAGAAATTCAGCAAGGGGATTTTGCCCGTGACTTTATCTTAGAAAACCAGGCTGGTAAGCCAGGATTTACCGCTACCCGCCGTTTGGAAGCAGAACATCCCATTGAAGAGGTGGGTAAAGATGTTCGCGCTCACTTTAGCTGGCTCAAAAATGTCAAGTAA
- a CDS encoding Piwi domain-containing protein — protein MAQKIYNVDVRIKPQKVLGIILRDKSPLLLTKSIKVNRPKKSLDLGCYSVGEKQFGCLDLTNSGGWSKFISNKLESVAKKSDVNIFLESAKNKQDLPNSSLARKQFWQSWANQGTQTILVVTPWLENTIKAQFQREALEANIALQFMQPMFKLEDYRIANIVLGLLLKAKWQPVGLKAIQDQYAAEVVIGFDAGTNRQMYYGTSAFAVLANGQNLGWEIPEAQRETISGRVVWRTVSNIITIFQNQENRMPKRILLLRDGLVQADEFLETVAELKQAKIAVDILGVRKSGAGRMAVLPYQSESLEDALPGTAILSADGDTFRIVTSEAKAGGSARPLQVVRDYGDAPLEILARQIDRLCMLNPASASAYSRLPCVIHFADRMAKLVQRLGGVGVLQGVDRQKIICA, from the coding sequence TTGGCTCAAAAAATTTACAATGTTGATGTTAGGATAAAACCTCAAAAAGTTCTAGGAATTATTTTGAGAGATAAATCGCCCTTACTATTAACTAAATCAATTAAGGTTAATCGTCCTAAAAAAAGTCTAGATTTAGGCTGTTATAGTGTTGGGGAAAAACAGTTTGGTTGCTTAGATTTAACAAACAGCGGTGGCTGGTCAAAATTTATTAGCAATAAGCTAGAAAGTGTAGCTAAAAAAAGTGATGTAAATATTTTTCTAGAATCTGCAAAAAATAAACAGGATTTACCAAATAGTTCGTTAGCACGTAAACAATTTTGGCAGAGTTGGGCAAATCAAGGTACTCAAACTATTTTGGTTGTCACCCCCTGGTTAGAAAATACAATAAAAGCTCAATTTCAAAGAGAAGCTTTAGAAGCTAATATTGCACTTCAGTTTATGCAGCCTATGTTTAAGCTTGAAGATTATCGCATTGCTAACATTGTTCTAGGTTTATTACTGAAAGCAAAATGGCAGCCAGTCGGATTAAAAGCGATCCAAGATCAATACGCAGCAGAAGTAGTGATTGGTTTTGATGCGGGAACAAATAGACAAATGTATTACGGTACAAGTGCGTTTGCTGTCTTAGCCAACGGACAAAATTTGGGTTGGGAAATTCCTGAAGCGCAACGAGAAACAATAAGTGGTCGAGTAGTCTGGCGTACTGTAAGTAATATTATTACTATATTTCAGAATCAAGAAAATAGAATGCCGAAACGGATACTGTTACTGAGAGATGGTTTGGTTCAGGCGGATGAATTTTTGGAAACAGTTGCCGAGTTGAAGCAAGCAAAGATCGCCGTCGATATTTTAGGGGTGAGAAAAAGTGGTGCAGGTAGGATGGCAGTATTACCTTATCAATCAGAGTCTTTAGAAGACGCATTACCTGGAACAGCGATACTATCAGCTGATGGAGATACTTTTCGTATTGTTACTTCTGAAGCCAAGGCGGGAGGAAGCGCGCGTCCTTTGCAAGTAGTTAGAGATTATGGAGATGCGCCTTTAGAAATTTTAGCTCGTCAAATTGATAGACTGTGTATGCTAAACCCTGCCAGCGCATCTGCTTATAGTCGTCTTCCTTGCGTTATTCATTTTGCCGATAGAATGGCAAAATTGGTTCAGCGTTTGGGAGGAGTTGGGGTGTTACAAGGAGTCGATCGCCAGAAAATTATCTGTGCCTAA
- a CDS encoding NAD(P)H-quinone oxidoreductase subunit N: MDFSSSVASQLHAATIWPEGIVIITIMAVLVGDLIFGRSSSWWLPYLAIAGLFTTLVALFFQWNNPEAIAFLGSFNGDNLSIVFRGIVALSAMVTIPMSIRYIQQSGTSLAEFIAIMLTATLGGMFLSGANELTMVFISLEMLSISSYLMTGYMKRDPRSNEAALKYLLIGAASSAIFLYGMSLLYGLSGGETNLNAIASKVTAINGVQSLGLAISLVFVIAGIAFKISAVPFHQWTPDVYEGSPTPVVAFLSVGSKAAGFALAIRLMVTAFGSLTEQWHFIFTALAILSLILGNVVALAQTSIKRMLAYSSIAQAGFVMIGLIAGTDNGYSSMIFYLFIYLFMNLGAFTCIILFSLRTGTDQIGEYAGLYQKDPLLTLCLSICLLSLGGIPPMAGFFGKIYLFWAGWQAGLYGLVLLGLITSVISIYYYIRVVKMMVVKEPQEMSESVKNYPTINWKLPGMRPLQVGLVASAIITSLAGILSNPLFTLSSNSVATTPILQSAIITQEIQIPQSKVQVSTVKDLINQQSTN, translated from the coding sequence ATGGATTTTTCTAGCAGCGTAGCCTCTCAGCTTCATGCAGCGACAATTTGGCCTGAGGGCATTGTCATTATTACTATAATGGCTGTTTTAGTAGGCGATTTAATCTTTGGGCGTAGTTCCTCCTGGTGGTTGCCGTATCTGGCGATCGCAGGCTTATTTACAACTCTCGTAGCTCTCTTTTTTCAGTGGAACAACCCTGAGGCGATCGCCTTTTTAGGCTCGTTTAATGGTGACAATCTTAGCATTGTCTTTCGCGGGATTGTCGCTCTCTCTGCAATGGTCACTATCCCGATGTCTATTCGCTATATTCAGCAGTCGGGAACATCTTTGGCAGAATTCATCGCAATTATGCTTACCGCTACCTTAGGGGGAATGTTCCTTTCTGGGGCAAATGAGCTGACGATGGTGTTTATCTCTCTAGAGATGTTGAGTATCTCTTCTTACCTGATGACGGGCTACATGAAGCGCGATCCTCGTTCTAACGAAGCTGCGCTGAAGTATTTGCTGATTGGTGCTGCCAGTTCCGCAATTTTCCTTTATGGAATGTCATTACTTTATGGTTTGTCTGGGGGAGAAACAAATCTTAATGCGATCGCTAGTAAAGTTACAGCCATCAACGGCGTACAGTCTTTGGGTTTAGCGATTTCTTTGGTATTTGTTATTGCAGGTATTGCTTTTAAAATCTCGGCAGTTCCCTTCCACCAGTGGACACCAGACGTTTATGAAGGTTCACCCACTCCCGTAGTGGCTTTCCTGTCTGTTGGTTCAAAAGCAGCGGGTTTTGCTCTCGCTATTCGCCTGATGGTAACTGCTTTTGGTTCGCTAACCGAACAGTGGCACTTTATCTTTACTGCCCTGGCAATTCTCAGTCTAATATTGGGTAACGTGGTAGCCCTAGCGCAAACTAGCATCAAGCGAATGTTGGCATATTCATCCATCGCCCAAGCTGGCTTTGTGATGATTGGTCTGATTGCTGGTACTGATAATGGTTACTCCAGCATGATCTTTTACCTGTTTATCTATTTATTTATGAACCTGGGAGCGTTTACCTGTATTATTCTGTTCTCTCTGCGTACAGGTACAGATCAAATTGGTGAATATGCAGGTTTATATCAAAAAGATCCCTTACTAACTCTTTGCTTGAGCATCTGCTTACTTTCTTTGGGCGGTATTCCCCCGATGGCTGGCTTCTTCGGTAAGATTTATCTATTTTGGGCAGGTTGGCAAGCTGGGCTTTATGGCTTAGTCTTACTTGGTTTAATCACCAGCGTTATCTCGATTTACTACTACATCCGCGTCGTTAAAATGATGGTAGTGAAAGAACCCCAGGAAATGTCCGAGTCGGTTAAAAACTACCCGACTATCAACTGGAAGCTTCCAGGCATGCGACCTTTACAAGTAGGTCTTGTAGCTTCAGCAATTATTACTTCCTTAGCTGGAATTTTATCTAATCCTTTGTTTACCTTGAGCAGTAATTCTGTTGCTACTACGCCAATATTGCAATCGGCGATTATTACTCAAGAAATACAAATACCTCAAAGCAAAGTTCAAGTCTCGACAGTGAAAGATTTGATTAATCAACAATCAACTAATTAA
- the topA gene encoding type I DNA topoisomerase — protein MSTLVIVESPTKARTIRNYLPSGYQVEASMGHVRDLPPSAKEIPPAYKDKEWATLGINIEDKFQPIYVVPEKKKKIVRELKTALKTADELILATDEDREGESISWHLLEILKPKVPVKRMVFHEITKEAIQRALLDCREVDQDLVHAQETRRILDRLVGYTVSPLLWKKISWGLSAGRVQSVAVRLTVARERERRAFQSGGYWDLKADLEQNKKPFEAKLITLDGKRLATGSDFDSDTGKIAEGRDVVLLNETEANKLKERIIDKTWTVTNREEKASKRRPSPPFTTSTLQQESNRKFGISARETMGVAQKLYEKGFITYMRTDSVHLSKQAIAAARNCVEQMYGKDYLSPKSRQYSTSSKGAQEAHEAIRPAGESFRTPKETKLKDREFKLYDLIWKRTVACQMADAQLTQIAVDVSVENAVFRANGQRIEFPGFFRAYVEGSDNPDAALEDREVLLPALKKGDRPECKELEAIGHETQPPARYTEASLVKTLEKEGIGRPSTYASVIGTIIDRGYVQMRGKALIPTFTAFAVTALLEEHFPDLVDTEFTSKMEQTLDEIARGGAEWIPYLKQFYKGETGLKTQIDVKNDQIEPAIAKTIHLENLDATVRIGKYGPYIEITNDEGETEVLKVSIPDDLTPADLNPEQIEALIRQKKEGPEKIGLHPETGEPIYFKIGKYGPYVQLGDKTDDNPKPKMSSIPKKDSKTNATKDDVTLEMAVGLLLLPRLLGQHPATGGKIKAALGRFGPYVVHEFKGPEDTKLQRDYRSLKKEDDVLTVTLERALELLAEPKRGRGGSKKTPLRELGAHPEDKEPVNIYQGPYGNYVKHGKVNAGLPQDETVEGMTLEKALELLAEKAATKKKTTRKTTAKKKTTARKKTSTAKKKTTAKKEAS, from the coding sequence ATGTCAACATTAGTTATTGTCGAGTCTCCTACAAAAGCGCGTACTATTCGTAACTATCTGCCTTCTGGCTATCAGGTTGAGGCATCTATGGGTCATGTTCGAGATTTGCCCCCCTCTGCCAAAGAAATTCCCCCTGCCTACAAAGACAAGGAATGGGCAACTTTGGGAATTAATATAGAAGATAAGTTTCAGCCGATTTATGTCGTTCCAGAGAAAAAAAAGAAGATAGTCAGAGAATTAAAAACTGCTTTAAAGACCGCAGATGAATTGATTCTGGCGACAGACGAAGACCGCGAAGGAGAAAGCATTAGCTGGCATTTATTAGAGATTCTTAAGCCTAAAGTGCCGGTAAAACGCATGGTGTTTCATGAAATCACTAAAGAAGCGATCCAAAGGGCATTACTAGACTGTCGTGAGGTAGACCAAGATTTAGTCCATGCACAAGAGACGCGACGCATTTTAGATCGTTTGGTGGGCTATACTGTCTCGCCTTTGCTGTGGAAAAAAATATCCTGGGGTTTATCCGCAGGTAGAGTTCAATCTGTAGCAGTGCGCTTAACTGTAGCCAGAGAAAGAGAACGCCGAGCATTCCAATCTGGTGGTTACTGGGATCTCAAAGCCGACTTGGAACAAAACAAAAAACCTTTTGAAGCAAAGCTAATTACCCTCGATGGCAAAAGGCTAGCTACTGGTAGCGACTTCGACTCAGATACAGGAAAAATTGCTGAAGGTCGAGACGTTGTATTGCTCAACGAAACTGAAGCCAATAAGCTCAAAGAGCGAATAATTGACAAGACTTGGACAGTTACTAATCGTGAAGAAAAAGCTTCCAAACGCCGTCCTTCTCCTCCTTTTACTACCTCTACCCTACAGCAAGAATCTAATCGTAAATTCGGTATCTCTGCTAGAGAAACTATGGGAGTAGCCCAAAAACTCTACGAAAAGGGATTTATTACCTATATGCGGACAGATTCAGTCCATTTATCTAAACAGGCGATCGCGGCTGCCCGTAACTGTGTAGAACAAATGTATGGCAAGGACTATCTCAGTCCTAAATCTCGTCAATACAGCACTAGCAGCAAAGGCGCACAGGAGGCGCACGAAGCAATTCGTCCGGCTGGGGAAAGTTTCCGTACACCAAAAGAAACCAAGCTTAAAGACCGCGAATTTAAGCTGTATGATTTAATCTGGAAACGGACTGTTGCTTGTCAGATGGCAGATGCCCAACTGACTCAAATTGCGGTTGATGTGAGCGTAGAAAATGCGGTTTTTCGCGCCAACGGTCAGCGAATCGAGTTTCCAGGCTTCTTCCGCGCCTATGTCGAAGGTTCGGATAATCCAGATGCAGCTTTAGAAGATCGAGAAGTACTTTTACCTGCTTTGAAAAAAGGCGATCGCCCCGAGTGTAAAGAATTAGAAGCGATCGGACATGAAACTCAACCTCCCGCTAGATATACCGAGGCATCTTTGGTTAAAACTCTTGAAAAAGAAGGTATTGGTCGCCCTAGTACCTACGCTAGCGTTATTGGCACAATCATCGATCGCGGTTATGTTCAGATGCGTGGCAAGGCTTTAATTCCTACCTTTACCGCTTTTGCGGTGACTGCCCTGTTAGAAGAACACTTCCCCGATCTAGTTGATACAGAGTTTACTTCCAAAATGGAGCAAACTTTGGATGAAATTGCCCGTGGTGGGGCCGAGTGGATTCCCTATCTCAAGCAGTTCTATAAAGGAGAAACAGGTCTAAAAACTCAAATTGATGTCAAAAATGATCAAATCGAACCAGCGATCGCCAAAACCATTCACTTAGAAAACCTCGACGCTACGGTTCGTATCGGCAAATATGGTCCTTATATTGAAATAACTAATGATGAGGGAGAAACAGAAGTCCTCAAAGTTTCGATTCCCGACGATTTAACCCCTGCGGATCTAAACCCAGAGCAAATTGAAGCTTTAATTCGCCAGAAGAAGGAAGGACCTGAAAAAATTGGTCTGCATCCCGAAACGGGCGAACCAATTTATTTTAAAATTGGTAAATACGGCCCTTATGTACAGCTGGGTGACAAAACCGATGATAATCCTAAGCCAAAAATGAGTTCGATTCCCAAAAAAGATAGCAAAACAAATGCTACTAAGGATGACGTAACTCTAGAAATGGCGGTGGGCTTATTGTTACTTCCCCGTTTATTAGGACAGCATCCCGCTACAGGAGGCAAAATTAAAGCGGCATTAGGACGTTTTGGCCCTTATGTAGTTCATGAATTTAAAGGGCCAGAAGACACTAAACTACAGCGAGATTATCGCTCGCTCAAAAAAGAAGATGATGTCTTAACCGTAACTCTAGAAAGGGCTTTAGAGCTACTGGCAGAACCAAAACGCGGTCGCGGAGGCAGCAAAAAGACACCCCTGCGGGAATTAGGCGCACATCCTGAAGATAAAGAGCCAGTCAATATTTATCAAGGTCCTTACGGTAACTATGTCAAGCATGGCAAAGTTAATGCTGGTTTACCTCAAGACGAAACTGTAGAAGGTATGACTTTAGAAAAAGCTCTAGAGTTATTAGCCGAAAAAGCAGCGACTAAAAAGAAAACCACTAGAAAAACTACGGCTAAGAAAAAAACTACGGCTAGGAAAAAAACTAGTACTGCCAAGAAGAAAACTACGGCTAAGAAAGAAGCTTCTTAA
- a CDS encoding tetratricopeptide repeat protein, producing MSLKITAKILLAITQLVAGVASLEIVLFFSTLTPIATAQNIYSPTSIPRETVNQATKLSQQGKAKAEVQDYRGALADLSQAIQLNPNEADFYYQRGLILVKLSDRQAAVRDFDDAILRDPNHAWAYLHRGGIALNLGSSYQIADYRGFNYQITQVIGDRGGDAQAMLDLRTARDLFAQQGDREGYKTANRLIQHFGTDIKQKANQDF from the coding sequence ATGTCCTTAAAAATTACGGCAAAAATTCTTTTAGCGATTACGCAATTAGTCGCAGGCGTCGCCAGTCTAGAAATTGTCTTATTTTTCAGCACTTTAACCCCCATAGCCACAGCGCAAAATATTTATTCCCCGACTTCCATACCCAGAGAAACTGTTAACCAGGCGACAAAACTGTCTCAGCAAGGAAAAGCTAAAGCCGAGGTGCAAGACTACCGAGGAGCGCTCGCCGATCTTAGTCAAGCTATTCAGCTTAATCCCAACGAAGCAGATTTCTATTATCAACGTGGTTTAATTCTTGTTAAGTTATCAGACAGACAGGCTGCGGTTCGCGACTTTGACGATGCAATTCTAAGAGATCCAAATCATGCCTGGGCATACCTACATCGAGGAGGAATCGCTTTAAATTTGGGGTCTAGCTATCAAATCGCTGATTATCGAGGCTTCAATTACCAAATTACCCAAGTCATTGGCGATCGAGGAGGAGATGCTCAAGCCATGCTAGATCTACGCACAGCCAGAGATTTGTTTGCTCAACAAGGCGATCGCGAAGGATATAAAACAGCAAACAGACTAATTCAACACTTTGGCACAGATATAAAACAAAAAGCTAATCAGGATTTTTAG
- a CDS encoding alpha/beta hydrolase gives MVIAQNIRSGLISLVLGVSSVFFSFSVAAAERIAFNFPPLGQFDIKVEDLEAFANQGEISAELAYYLDRLPPEQLARLPEILSTPLEFDPLTIAKFSNSSIGEAVIKNFGKGIRGDIERNGFYALRGAIIAAAFDDRGLTIINLLRQFPLSTVYLDLKVLTQYIQLGTALASNREAINQTWFADDEHRQGANNHHTELNRLPDLKISGKYTWNKQTITYNNPRRPNPGYFDLYQPSTKQPVSLIVISHGVASNRLTFAYLAKHLVSHGFAVAVIEHDDISLNKFDRFLAGQERFPEPNNLIDQPLDVKYALDKLESESKINLQQVGIIGQSFGGYTSLALAGGELIADQTATECEPENYRDVLLDLSSLAKCTLNELNQPRIQLKDPRIKAVIAINPMGKIFGKAGMSSIQVPTMLVSGTNDLIMPPVTEQIRPFSWLDGDLDKYLVLFKPGTHFSFLQEGLGVLPIPNTVVGPSPTSAHPALKTLSTAFFKVYLAQQPEYQTYLQSDRSNQLSNDVFELSIIRFLTTAQLEEIINN, from the coding sequence GTGGTAATTGCTCAAAATATTAGGTCTGGTCTTATTTCTTTGGTTTTAGGCGTTTCTTCGGTCTTTTTTTCCTTTTCAGTCGCCGCAGCAGAAAGAATTGCATTTAATTTTCCGCCCTTGGGTCAGTTTGATATTAAGGTTGAAGATCTCGAAGCCTTTGCCAATCAAGGGGAAATATCTGCCGAACTTGCTTACTATTTAGATCGCTTGCCACCAGAGCAACTAGCAAGGCTGCCTGAGATCTTGTCTACTCCCCTAGAGTTCGATCCTCTAACTATTGCTAAATTTAGCAATTCTAGTATTGGAGAAGCGGTTATCAAGAATTTTGGCAAAGGTATTAGAGGCGATATTGAACGTAATGGTTTTTATGCTTTAAGAGGAGCAATTATTGCTGCTGCCTTTGATGATCGAGGATTAACGATCATCAATTTACTACGCCAATTTCCTTTGTCAACAGTTTATCTGGATTTGAAAGTGTTGACTCAATACATCCAACTAGGGACGGCACTCGCTTCAAATCGCGAAGCAATTAACCAAACTTGGTTTGCCGATGATGAGCATCGGCAAGGCGCAAATAATCATCATACAGAACTCAATCGGCTACCAGATCTTAAAATTTCAGGAAAATACACTTGGAACAAACAAACCATTACCTACAATAATCCTCGTCGCCCCAATCCAGGATATTTCGATCTTTATCAGCCATCAACAAAGCAACCTGTTTCCCTAATAGTTATTTCTCATGGTGTAGCTTCTAACCGTCTTACCTTTGCTTATTTAGCCAAACATTTAGTTTCCCATGGCTTCGCTGTAGCTGTAATTGAACATGATGATATTAGTCTGAACAAGTTTGATCGATTTTTAGCGGGACAGGAGCGATTTCCCGAACCAAATAATTTAATCGATCAGCCTTTGGATGTAAAATATGCTCTCGATAAATTAGAATCAGAATCCAAAATTAATCTGCAACAGGTAGGAATAATTGGTCAATCTTTTGGCGGTTATACCTCTCTAGCTTTAGCTGGAGGAGAATTAATTGCTGACCAAACGGCCACAGAGTGCGAACCAGAAAATTATCGCGATGTCCTATTAGATTTATCTTCTTTAGCCAAATGTACTTTAAATGAATTAAATCAGCCTCGCATCCAGTTAAAAGATCCCAGAATCAAGGCGGTTATCGCCATCAATCCGATGGGAAAAATTTTTGGTAAAGCTGGAATGAGTTCGATCCAAGTACCCACTATGCTAGTTTCGGGAACAAATGATTTAATCATGCCGCCTGTTACCGAACAAATTAGACCGTTTAGCTGGTTAGATGGGGATTTAGATAAATATCTGGTGTTGTTTAAACCAGGAACACACTTTAGTTTTTTGCAAGAGGGTTTAGGGGTTTTACCGATCCCCAATACAGTTGTCGGGCCTAGTCCAACTTCGGCGCATCCTGCTTTAAAAACTTTAAGCACTGCTTTTTTTAAAGTTTATCTGGCTCAACAACCAGAATATCAAACCTATTTACAAAGCGATCGCTCGAACCAACTCAGCAACGATGTCTTTGAATTATCAATTATTCGTTTCTTAACTACAGCTCAACTGGAAGAAATCATTAACAACTAG